In Colletotrichum destructivum chromosome 8, complete sequence, the following proteins share a genomic window:
- a CDS encoding Putative DNA mismatch repair protein MutS, core, whose protein sequence is MGEKSSPAARTPAKTPSTLKRQPSSSAGTQKTIVQFFSKSANASRSTPKPVASAPDSSPCLRESTRINTLPRARQPSSTTSVLSSDAIEPASSQENMAGKIPSGPPLPSSPTRKSKKPVNYAEPSDDEDDDPFVRLRASSTRRRTKAPAAIVDDGDDYEDARSNGAADEDDDMLDFIISDESDAPSQPKKRKRREPAKAAQSRKKSNVSSPIKEEQYDDDELDEAMQDIPNTSTAQQWRYDPDNTSPAASRTAIAPTIRRLTEPKAKEKAHVREPEDRYPWLANIVDINKKPPGDPDHDPSTVYIPPMAWNKFSPFEKQYWEIKQKLWDTVVFFKKGKFYELYENDATIGHQLFDLKLTDRVNMRMVGVPESSLDMWVNQFVAKGYKVARVDQMESALGKEMRERDDTAAKSKKADKIIRRELACILTGGTLVDGSMLQDDLATYCASIKESTIDGKPAFGITFVDCATGQFFISEFEDDVDLTKFETFVAQTSPRELILEKSRISIKALRILKNNTSPMTIWNYLKSGSEFWDADMSRRELDTSGYFVKDDGGAEAWPHALAQARDKNLLMAALGALVQYLRMLKLETDLLSQGNFEWYTPIRRNGTLVLDGQTLINLEVFSNTVNGGPEGTLFALLNRCVTPFGKRLFRQWVCHPLCDIMRINERLDAVDMLNTDRGVREQFTSQMTKMPDLERLISRIHAASCKPEDFVRVLEGFEQIEYTMGLLGSFGGGNGLVDRLLSSMPNLNDPLSYWKTAFDRKKAKDEKILIPQRGIEEDFDNSQDRIEEIKQELQAVLGRKKAELKCKTLKFTDVGKEIYQVEAPKSVKVPSNWRQMSATSSVKRYYFEELTDLVRELQEAEETHSQIVKEVAARFFRRFDADYETWSQSIRIISQLDCLISLAKASSSLGEPSCRPHFVDQERSVVEFEELRHPCMLNAVADFIPNNVQLGGGSAKINLLTGANAAGKSTVLRMSCIAVIMAQIGCYIPATSARLTPVDRIMSRLGANDNIFASQSTFFVELSETKKILSEATPRSLVILDELGRGTSSYDGVAVAQAVLHHIATHVGCVGFFATHYHSLATEFENHPEVQPRRMQIHVDEEQRRVTFLYRLEDGVAEGSFGMHCAAMCGISSRVIERAEVAAREWEHTSRLKESLEKAKSGCYIPLGILSDVSSLLQGSDIVGKEGVKVLLQAVETL, encoded by the exons ATGGGGGAAAAGTCCTCACCTGCTGCCCGCACACCTGCTAAAACCCCCTCGACGCTCAAGCGCCAACCATCTTCGTCTGCCGGAACCCAAAAGACCATAGTCCAGTTCTTTTCCAAGTCTGCGAATGCCTCGCGCTCTACCCCCAAGCCCGTGGCTTCGGCCCCCGATTCGTCTCCGTGCTTAAGGGAGTCGACCCGGATAAACACCCTTCCTAGAGCCCGCCAACCTTCGAGCACGACCTCCGTGTTGAGCAGCGATGCCATTGAGCCCGCGAGCTCTCAGGAGAACATGGCCGGAAAG ATTCCCAGTGGACCGCCTCTGCCCTCCAGTCCGACTCGAAAG TCGAAGAAGCCAGTCAACTACGCCGAGCCTtccgacgatgaggacgatgatcCTTTCGTCCGTCTCCGAGCGTCAAGCACCCGACGACGTACCAAGGCACCGGCTGCCAttgtcgatgacggcgacgactaTGAAGACGCAAGGAGCAATGGTGCtgccgatgaggacgacg ACATGCTCGATTTCATCATCAGCGACGAGTCGGATGCACCTTCGCAGCCGAAGAAGCGCAAACGTCGTGAACCGGCAAAGGCAGCGCAGTCCCGAAAGAAATCGAACGTCTCGTCCCCAATCAAGGAGGAGCAGtatgacgacgacgaacttGATGAGGCCATGCAAGACATCCCAAACACCTCGACAGCCCAACAGTGGCGCTATGACCCGGACAACACTTCTCCAGCCGCATCTCGGACCGCCATTGCCCCGACTATCCGTCGCCTTACCGAgcccaaggccaaggagaaaGCGCACGTGAGGGAGCCAGAGGATCGATATCCTTGGCTTGCTAACATCGTTGACATCAACAAGAAACCCCCGGGCGACCCAGACCACGATCCATCCACTGTATACATCCCGCCCATGGCGTGGAACAAATTCTCTCCTTTCGAGAAGCAATACTGGGAGATCAAGCAAAAGCTTTGGGACACCGTCGTTTTCTTCAAGAAGGGCAAGTTCTATGAGCTTTACGAGAATGATGCCACCATTGGACATCAACTCTTCGACTTGAAGCTCACTGATCGTGTCAACATGCGTATGGTCGGTGTTCCGGAGAGCTCTCTCGACATGTGGGTGAACCAGTTCGTCGCCAAGGGTTACAAAGTCGCCCGGGTTGACCAGATGGAGTCCGCGCTTGGCAAAGaaatgagagagagggatgaCACAGCGGCCAAAAGCAAGAAGGCAGACAAAATCATTCGCCGTGAGTTGGCCTGCATCCTGACCGGTGGCACTCTTGTCGACGGGAGCATGCTGCAGGACGACTTGGCTACGTACTGTGCCTCCATCAAGGAATCAACCATCGACGGCAAGCCCGCATTCGGTATCACATTTGTGGACTGCGCAACTGGCCAGTTTTTTATCTCGGAGTTCGAGGATGATGTTGACTTGACGAAATTTGAGACTTTTGTCGCCCAGACCAGTCCGAGAGAGTTGATCTTGGAAAAGTCCCGTATCTCGATAAAGGCACTTCGGATCCTCAAGAACAACACGTCGCCCATGACCATCTGGAACTACCTCAAGTCGGGCAGCGAGTTTTGGGACGCAGACATGAGTCGCCGGGAGCTAGACACCAGCGGTTATTTTGTCAaagacgatggcggcgcggaAGCCTGGCCCCATGCGCTGGCTCAAGCCAGAGACAAGAATTTGCTCATGGCTGCTCTCGGGGCTCTGGTTCAGTACCTCAGAATGTTGAAATTGGAGACCGACCTCTTATCTCAAGGCAACTTCGAATGGTACACTCCCATCCGGCGCAACGGTACACTTGTCCTGGACGGCCAGACTCTCATCAACTTGGAGGTTTTCTCCAACACCGTGAATGGCGGGCCCGAAGGCACGCTGTTCGCTCTTCTGAACCGATGCGTTACTCCCTTCGGCAAACGGCTGTTCCGCCAGTGGGTGTGCCATCCTCTATGCGACATCATGAGAATCAATGAGCGTCTGGATGCGGTTGATATGCTCAACACCGACAGAGGCGTACGAGAGCAGTTTACGTCCCAGATGACTAAGATGCCGGATCTGGAACGCCTCATCTCCAGAATACACGCTGCCTCGTGCAAGCCGGAAGACTTCGTGCGCGTTCTGGAAGGGTTCGAACAGATCGAGTACACCATGGGTCTTCTGGGTTCGTTTGGTGGCGGCAATGGTCTTGTTGACCGACTTCTGTCTTCCATGCCTAATCTTAACGATCCTTTATCTTACTGGAAGACTGCTTTCGATcgcaagaaggccaaggatgAGAAGATACTTATCCCTCAGCGGGGCATAGAGGAAGATTTCGACAACAGCCAAGACCGCATCGAAGAGATCAAGCAGGAGCTGCAGGCGGTTCTTGGAAGGAAGAAAGCCGAGTTGAAGTGCAAGACACTCAAGTTTACCGACGTGGGCAAGGAGATCTACCAGGTCGAGGCCCCTAAGTCCGTCAAGGTGCCGAGCAACTGGCGGCAAATGTCGGCAACTTCGAGTGTCAAGCGGTATTACTTTGAAGAACTCACAGACCTGGTGCGCGAGCTGCAAGAAGCGGAAGAAACTCACTCACAAATCGTGAAGGAGGTCGCCGCACGATTCTTCCGGCGATTCGATGCCGACTACGAGACGTGGTCGCAGTCTATAAGAATCATATCACAGCTTGACTGTCTCATTAGTCTTGCCAAGGCGTCATCGTCACTGGGTGAACCAAGCTGCCGCCCCCATTTCGTCGATCAAGAACGCAGTGTTGTCGAGTTCGAGGAGCTGCGCCATCCCTGTATGCTGAACGCAGTCGCTGATTTCATCCCCAACAATGTCCAGCTTGGTGGCGGCTCTGCGAAGATCAATCTGCTGACGGGTGCCAATGCCGCGGGCAAGTCAACCGTATTACGAATG TCTTGCATTGCCGTCATCATGGCACAGATTGGGTGCTATATTCCAGCAACATCCGCCCGGCTCACCCCCGTCGACCGAATCATGTCACGATTAGGAGCAAACGATAACATTTTCGCGTCTCAATCAACCTTTTTTGTGGAGTTGTCGGAAACAAAGAAGATCTTGTCAGAGGCCACGCCTCGATCATTAGTCATCCTGGATGAGTTGGGGCGTGGAACCAGCTCTTATGATGGCGTAGCCGTGGCGCAAGCTGTTTTGCATCACATTGCGACACACGTGGGCTGTGTAGGtttctttgccacccactATCACTCGCTCGCAACAGAATTCGAGAACCACCCGGAGGTTCAACCGCGCCGCATGCAAATTCACGTCGATGAGGAGCAACGGCGTGTTACATTCCTTTACAGACTGGAGGACGGTGTTGCTGAGGGCAGCTTCGGAATGCACTGCGCAGCTATGTGCGGCATCTCCAGCCGTGTTATTGAGCGTGCCGAGGTAGCAGCCAGGGAATGGGAACACACGAGCAGGCTCAAGGAGAGCTTAGAGAAGGCTAAATCGGGCTGTTATATTCCGCTTGGCATTCTAAGCGACGTGTCGTCTCTGCTTCAAGGTAGTGATATAGTAGGGAAAGAGGGCGTTAAAGTGTTACTTCAGGCTGTAGAGACGCTCTAG